From the Cardiocondyla obscurior isolate alpha-2009 linkage group LG08, Cobs3.1, whole genome shotgun sequence genome, the window GGCGACATTAGCAGCTACTCGGGCTATCTCACAGTAAATAAGGAGtacaattctaatttattcttCTGGTTCTTTCCAGCTATGGTGAGTAATGATTTAATGATCCTGATAATCTGTTATGCACATCCTAGACAGCCAAGTCTGTCaggaacaaattttattaagtctctgcttaaaaattttattgatataagactttaaattattatttatcttttagcACAATCCAAAGACCGCACCAGTAGTCTTGTGGCTGCAAGGTGGCCCCGGAGCAACTTCTATGTTCGGTCTTTTTATGGAAAACGGTCCGTTTATAGTGACCGCTAATAAAACTCTAGCAATGCGAAAATATTCATGGAACATAGCTcacaatgtaatatatattgatAACCCAGTCGGTACTGGTTATAGTTTTACTGGTGATGACAAAGGATATGCCACAAATGAAACGCAAGTCGGAAGAGACATTCATACTGCTTTAGTGCAGTTCTTTGTGTTATTCCCGGAGttacaaagtaataatttctttgtcACTGGTGAATCATATGCTGGGAAATACGTGCCCGCAGTATCCCATGCTATTAAAGATTACAATATCAAAGCGGAGACCAAAATTAACTTAGAAGGCTTGGCTATTGGTAACGGTTTATGCGATCCAGAGAATCAGTTACTGTACAGCGAATATTTGTATCAACTCGGACTGATAGATGAGAATGGAAAGACTCAATTTCAACAGTACGAAAATAAGGCCCGCGGCTTTATTAAACAGAAAAAGTACCTCGAGGCGTTTGAAATTTTCGATACGCTTCTTAATGGCGATTTAAATAACTCGTCGTCccttttttacaatttaactggctttaattattatttcaactaTTTGTTTGTAAAAGACAGCAACGACTCGGATTGGATGTCCGAGTGGATCCAAAGTGCTGACGTGAGGCGAGCTATTCACGTGGGTAATAGTACGTTCAACGTTGAAACTCGTACCGTCGAAGAGCATTTGAAACGAGACGTCATGCAATCAGTAACGTTCTTCTTGGTGGATCTTCTACAACATTATAGAGTGCTCATTTACAACGGGCAATTAGATATTATTGTAGCGTATCCGCTGActgaaaattacttaaaacaattaaagtgGCCTGGGGCAAGCAATTATGCAAAAGCGTCAAGAAAAATATGGATGGTTGGAGACAAAATAGCGGGTTACGCAAAAACCGTCGACAATTTAACAGAGGTGCTTGTACGAAATGCAGGCCACATGGTCCCTTCAGATCAGCCGAAGTGGGCGTTAGATCTCATTACACGCTTTacacataataaaaagttttaatttatggaGATTACACCGAACATATGTGATAaaagggattttttttttatcttaagaattgttaataatgtatacattaatattaataataatacaagaCAATGTGCCAacaacttaaaatattttgagaaTCAACCATGACTAAAAAGTGATCGCAGTaacgaaaatgtaataataattttataatattaaaattaataaatttattaacgagtaaaaattatctataaaattttgtattcacaatatatgtataagtcatctgaaatatatatatagatatagataaattaatttaaatttatattacatataattatatacattattcgttatatatttgtacaattataGGTGGAGTATTCGTAAGACATCGTTCAGATACATCAGTGAAATAATatcacatataaaaaaaaaaaaaaaaaaaactacactttaaagaaattatttgtcgatttatattttattaaatttaatctaagtatggtaatataaatttatctactatagaaatatttttgtgccAGTCAGAATGAGTGATATTCGGCACTGTGATGATCTTCAATTTCCCTTGTTCATCTAATGTTTTCAAACCAATCGCGTCGTCTTTATAAATAGGTCTATTACGCATATCTATCACAGTATTGTTATTATCATAATATCCAAAGTGACTGCTTTGCCACGGAGTGATAACGCCGTCGTCTGGTCCGCCAATAAGTATCATGTGTTTCAGTTTGATTAAACCTGCTTTCAAAACAGTCTTGTTGGAAATACCGACCTCATTGTTCACATACGGCAGAAACTTGCTGTAATTGTAATAAAGTTcctaaaaagttattaaatgcatattaaaatatatgacgCACTGAATGCGTAAGACTGATGAAAGTCAGACTAATTACTTGGTGATAAGGGTCGTTCCAGTAATTTCCAATACTGATGTGTTGCCCGAGACGTGAATAAAAAAGTTCGTAGGCAGTTTCACAAACTAAATCTGGGAAGATCAAATGCAGGAAACGTGCTGAAATTAAGATTTCACgattagaataaaattgccttgctctttttttttttttttttctttttctccatTTATGTTGCAATTTTACCAACTTCCATACTGTCCTGCTTGCGGTGAGCTCAGAGAAATGAAATTTCTAACATTATGCATAGGAAATCTTTGCATAATGACTCTAGCTAATAAACCACCCTGGCTGTAGCCTATTAAATTAATCCCTTCGGGAAATGCAGCGCCTACAGAAAGCACGTCCATGCCTATCTCTTCCACTTGATCCCACATCGATTCTATGCTGCTCCAGCCTGCAAATCTTACAGTATTGTAAACTGGAGTTCCAGGGTGCATCTGCAAAGATAAAtgttctcaaaaaaaaaaaaatgtaatcctTTACTATACTAATtcatacatattataaattatatacaaactGATTAACatgagaaaggaaaaaatattctacaaGGCCAGAATTTCTGTGATTAATATTCTTCAGCtgataaattgttaaatttatattagaagCGAACGATGGAGACAAAAGAAAGTTATCAATCCTCGAcataaaacaaagaaaaaaaaaaattatggatGCTTGGCATTGACAATATGGTGCACAAAACTgcatacaaaataaaaattatcacgttataacgaaattaatttatttaccaaTATTACAATAAGgtataatacatttatgaAAGGAAAAGGATACATTTATCGAAGGGGAGTTTATGTGAAAATGAAGTAACGCGAGACTGATTCGATATATTTGCACAGTGAAACAATGATGTTGCGATGACCgagagttctttttttattccattgTCATCGGTGCAGTCCTGTTTACCTCCTGA encodes:
- the LOC139105057 gene encoding venom serine carboxypeptidase, with the protein product MNNVLVLILSALFFALPQESASGLLNVYPQLKHYKLDDREDVGAPLFLTPLIENGKIDEARAKAVVQHKEMGDISSYSGYLTVNKEYNSNLFFWFFPAMHNPKTAPVVLWLQGGPGATSMFGLFMENGPFIVTANKTLAMRKYSWNIAHNVIYIDNPVGTGYSFTGDDKGYATNETQVGRDIHTALVQFFVLFPELQSNNFFVTGESYAGKYVPAVSHAIKDYNIKAETKINLEGLAIGNGLCDPENQLLYSEYLYQLGLIDENGKTQFQQYENKARGFIKQKKYLEAFEIFDTLLNGDLNNSSSLFYNLTGFNYYFNYLFVKDSNDSDWMSEWIQSADVRRAIHVGNSTFNVETRTVEEHLKRDVMQSVTFFLVDLLQHYRVLIYNGQLDIIVAYPLTENYLKQLKWPGASNYAKASRKIWMVGDKIAGYAKTVDNLTEVLVRNAGHMVPSDQPKWALDLITRFTHNKKF
- the Ppt2 gene encoding lysosomal thioesterase PPT2 homolog isoform X2, with the protein product MELISHRIQEMHPGTPVYNTVRFAGWSSIESMWDQVEEIGMDVLSVGAAFPEGINLIGYSQGGLLARVIMQRFPMHNVRNFISLSSPQAGQYGTRFLHLIFPDLVCETAYELFYSRLGQHISIGNYWNDPYHQELYYNYSKFLPYVNNEVGISNKTVLKAGLIKLKHMILIGGPDDGVITPWQSSHFGYYDNNNTVIDMRNRPIYKDDAIGLKTLDEQGKLKIITVPNITHSDWHKNISIVDKFILPYLD
- the Ppt2 gene encoding lysosomal thioesterase PPT2 homolog isoform X1, with the translated sequence MTNSVLHIYLFLVYLLSYNEAKSYRPVFIIHGVLTGSDSMELISHRIQEMHPGTPVYNTVRFAGWSSIESMWDQVEEIGMDVLSVGAAFPEGINLIGYSQGGLLARVIMQRFPMHNVRNFISLSSPQAGQYGTRFLHLIFPDLVCETAYELFYSRLGQHISIGNYWNDPYHQELYYNYSKFLPYVNNEVGISNKTVLKAGLIKLKHMILIGGPDDGVITPWQSSHFGYYDNNNTVIDMRNRPIYKDDAIGLKTLDEQGKLKIITVPNITHSDWHKNISIVDKFILPYLD